Proteins encoded in a region of the Streptomyces sp. NBC_00513 genome:
- the dnaJ gene encoding molecular chaperone DnaJ, translating into MATDYYAVLGVRRDASQDEIKKAFRRLARELHPDVNPDPKTQERFKEINAAYEVLSDPQKKQVYDLGGDPLSSSGGGGAGGFGAGGFGNFSDIMDAFFGQSQQRGPRSRTRRGQDAMIRLDLELDEAAFGTTKDIQVDTAVVCTTCSGEGAAPGTSAQTCDMCRGRGEVSQVTRSFLGQVMTSRPCPQCQGFGTVVPTPCPECAGDGRVRSRRSLTVKIPAGVENGTRIQLAGEGEVGPGGGPAGDLYVEIHELPHPTFQRRGDDLHCTVTLPMTAAALGTKCPLETLDGLEEIDIRPGTGSGQAIPLHGRGVTHLRGGGRGDLIVHVEVTTPGKLDAQQEELLRQLAKLRGEERPMGQFAPGQQGLFSRLKDAFNGR; encoded by the coding sequence GTGGCCACGGACTACTACGCCGTTCTCGGCGTGCGCCGCGACGCATCGCAGGACGAGATCAAGAAGGCCTTCCGTCGCCTCGCCCGCGAACTCCACCCGGACGTGAATCCGGACCCGAAGACGCAGGAGCGCTTCAAGGAGATCAACGCGGCCTACGAGGTGCTCTCGGACCCGCAGAAGAAGCAGGTCTACGACCTCGGCGGCGACCCGCTGTCCTCCTCGGGCGGCGGCGGCGCGGGCGGATTCGGGGCGGGTGGCTTCGGCAACTTCTCCGACATCATGGACGCCTTCTTCGGCCAGTCCCAGCAGCGCGGACCGCGCTCGCGGACCCGCCGCGGCCAGGACGCCATGATCCGCCTCGACCTGGAACTGGACGAGGCGGCCTTCGGGACGACCAAGGACATCCAGGTCGACACGGCCGTGGTCTGCACGACCTGCTCCGGTGAGGGCGCCGCCCCCGGCACCTCGGCGCAGACGTGTGACATGTGTCGCGGTCGCGGCGAGGTCTCACAGGTCACCCGGTCCTTCCTGGGCCAGGTCATGACCTCGCGACCCTGCCCGCAGTGTCAGGGCTTCGGCACCGTGGTCCCCACCCCGTGCCCCGAGTGCGCGGGCGACGGCCGGGTGCGGTCCCGCCGCAGCCTCACGGTCAAGATCCCCGCCGGTGTCGAGAACGGCACCCGCATCCAGCTCGCGGGCGAAGGCGAGGTCGGCCCCGGCGGCGGCCCCGCCGGCGACCTGTACGTGGAGATCCACGAGCTGCCGCACCCGACCTTCCAGCGGCGCGGGGACGACCTGCACTGCACGGTCACCCTCCCCATGACGGCGGCGGCCCTGGGCACCAAATGCCCGCTGGAGACGCTGGACGGCCTGGAGGAGATCGACATCCGGCCCGGCACCGGCTCCGGGCAGGCGATCCCGCTGCACGGGCGCGGCGTCACGCACCTGCGCGGCGGCGGGCGCGGCGACCTGATCGTCCACGTCGAGGTCACCACCCCCGGCAAGCTGGACGCCCAGCAGGAGGAACTGCTGCGCCAGCTCGCGAAGCTGCGCGGCGAGGAGCGGCCGATGGGCCAGTTCGCGCCGGGCCAGCAGGGTCTGTTCAGTCGCCTGAAGGACGCGTTCAACGGCCGCTGA
- the hemW gene encoding radical SAM family heme chaperone HemW, which yields MPSALPDGEPMPEDGSLPSHALAGAGERPLGFYLHVPYCATRCGYCDFNTYTATELRGTGGVLASRENYADTLIDEVRLARKVLGDDPRAVRTVFVGGGTPTLLPAGDLVRMLGAIRDEFGLAEDAEITTEANPESVDPRYLAELRAGGFNRVSFGMQSAKQHVLKVLDRTHTPGRPEACVAEARAAGFEHVNLDLIYGTPGESDEDWRATLAAALGAGPDHVSAYALIVEEGTQLARRIRRGEVPMTDDDVHADRYLIADSVMAEAGYSWYEVSNWATSEAGRCLHNELYWRGADWWGAGPGAHSHVGGVRWWNVKHPGAYAAALAEGRSPGAGRELLSDEDRRVERILLELRLVDGVPLSLLAPAGLAASRRALADGLLAPGPYEAGSAVLTLRGRLLADAVVRDLVD from the coding sequence ATGCCTTCCGCACTGCCCGACGGTGAACCCATGCCCGAAGACGGCTCGCTGCCGTCGCACGCCCTGGCGGGTGCCGGCGAGCGGCCGCTCGGCTTCTACCTGCACGTCCCCTACTGCGCGACGCGCTGCGGGTACTGCGACTTCAACACCTACACGGCCACCGAGCTGCGGGGTACCGGTGGCGTGCTCGCCTCCCGCGAGAACTACGCCGACACCCTGATCGACGAGGTCAGGCTGGCGCGCAAGGTCCTCGGGGACGACCCGCGGGCCGTGCGCACCGTGTTCGTGGGCGGCGGCACGCCCACCCTGCTGCCCGCCGGGGACCTCGTGCGAATGCTCGGGGCGATCCGGGACGAGTTCGGATTGGCCGAGGACGCCGAGATCACCACCGAGGCCAACCCGGAGTCGGTGGACCCGCGGTACCTCGCGGAACTGCGCGCGGGCGGCTTCAACCGGGTCTCCTTCGGCATGCAGAGCGCCAAACAGCACGTCCTGAAGGTGCTCGACCGCACCCACACGCCGGGGCGCCCCGAGGCGTGCGTGGCGGAGGCGCGGGCGGCCGGCTTCGAGCACGTGAACCTCGACCTGATCTACGGCACGCCCGGCGAGTCCGACGAGGACTGGCGGGCCACGCTGGCGGCCGCGCTGGGGGCCGGTCCGGACCACGTCAGCGCCTACGCGCTGATCGTGGAGGAGGGCACGCAGCTGGCCCGGCGGATCCGTCGCGGCGAGGTCCCGATGACGGACGACGACGTGCACGCCGACCGGTACCTGATCGCCGACTCGGTGATGGCCGAGGCCGGCTACTCCTGGTACGAGGTGTCGAACTGGGCGACCTCCGAGGCCGGGCGCTGCCTGCACAACGAGCTGTACTGGCGCGGCGCCGACTGGTGGGGGGCCGGCCCCGGCGCCCACTCGCACGTGGGCGGGGTGCGCTGGTGGAACGTGAAGCACCCCGGCGCCTACGCCGCGGCGCTGGCCGAGGGCCGCTCCCCGGGCGCGGGCAGGGAACTCCTGTCGGACGAGGACCGGCGCGTCGAGCGGATCCTGCTGGAGCTGCGGCTCGTGGACGGCGTCCCGCTGTCGCTGCTGGCCCCCGCGGGCCTGGCGGCGTCCCGACGCGCCCTGGCGGACGGACTGCTCGCCCCCGGCCCGTACGAGGCCGGGAGCGCCGTGCTGACCCTGCGGGGGCGGCTGCTGGCCGACGCGGTCGTCCGCGACCTGGTGGACTAG
- the hrcA gene encoding heat-inducible transcriptional repressor HrcA, with translation MLSERRLEVLRAIVQDYVGTEEPVGSKALTERHRLGVSPATVRNDMALLEDEGYIAQPHTSAGRIPTDKGYRLFVDKLAGVKPLSTPERRAIQNFLDGAVDLDDVVGRTVRLLAQLTRQVAVVQYPSLTRSTVRHVELLSLAPARLMLVLITDTGRVEQRLVDCQTPFGETSLADLRARLNSRVVGRRFTDVPPLVQDLPESFETEDRATVKAVLDTLLETLVEEAEERLMIGGTANLTRFGHDFPLTIRPVLEALEEQVVLLKLLGEANESGMAVKIGHENAYEGLNSTSVVSVGYGSGGEAVAKLGVVGPTRMDYPGTMGAVRAVARYVGQILAES, from the coding sequence ATGCTCAGCGAACGCAGACTCGAGGTGCTGCGCGCCATCGTCCAGGACTACGTCGGGACGGAGGAGCCGGTCGGCTCCAAGGCGCTCACCGAGCGGCACCGGCTCGGCGTCTCGCCCGCCACCGTGCGCAACGACATGGCGCTGCTGGAGGACGAGGGCTACATCGCCCAGCCCCACACCAGCGCCGGTCGGATCCCCACCGACAAGGGTTACCGGCTCTTCGTGGACAAGCTGGCGGGGGTCAAACCGCTGTCCACGCCGGAGCGGCGGGCCATCCAGAACTTCCTCGACGGCGCCGTCGACCTCGACGACGTCGTGGGGCGCACGGTACGGCTGCTCGCGCAGCTCACCCGGCAGGTGGCCGTGGTGCAGTACCCGTCGCTGACCCGTTCCACCGTCCGGCACGTCGAGCTGCTGTCGTTGGCGCCCGCGCGCCTGATGCTCGTGTTGATCACGGACACCGGGCGGGTCGAGCAGCGGCTGGTCGACTGCCAGACGCCCTTCGGGGAGACCTCGCTCGCCGACCTGCGGGCGCGGCTCAACAGCCGGGTGGTCGGCCGTCGGTTCACCGACGTGCCGCCGCTGGTACAGGACCTTCCGGAGTCCTTCGAGACCGAGGACCGGGCGACGGTCAAGGCCGTCCTCGACACCCTTCTCGAAACGCTCGTGGAGGAGGCGGAGGAGCGGCTGATGATCGGCGGCACCGCCAACCTCACACGGTTCGGACATGACTTTCCCCTGACGATCAGGCCGGTGCTCGAGGCGCTGGAGGAGCAGGTCGTGCTCCTCAAGCTGCTGGGCGAGGCCAACGAGTCGGGGATGGCCGTGAAGATCGGGCATGAGAATGCCTACGAGGGACTGAACTCCACGTCCGTCGTCTCGGTCGGCTACGGTTCGGGCGGCGAAGCAGTCGCCAAACTCGGCGTGGTCGGACCGACCCGCATGGACTACCCCGGAACGATGGGAGCGGTACGCGCAGTGGCACGTTACGTCGGACAGATCCTGGCGGAGTCGTAA
- a CDS encoding 16S rRNA (uracil(1498)-N(3))-methyltransferase, producing the protein MTAPVFVVEEVPAGPEFTLEGPEGRHAVSVKRLNPGEAVVLTDGRGRWADAVVKAAEGKDRLVVSVSGAFEEPAPAVRITVVQALPKGDRGEVAVETMTETGVDAIVPWQASRCITQWRGDRGAKSLAKWRNTAREAGKQSRRVSFPEVAEALSTKQVAALLAEADLAVVLHEDRDAPSGALATAELPSSGSVVVVVGPEGGVSPEELAAFAEAGALPFRLGPSVLRTSTAGTAAVAVLLARTGRWG; encoded by the coding sequence ATGACGGCCCCCGTGTTCGTGGTCGAAGAGGTCCCCGCGGGGCCGGAGTTCACCCTGGAGGGCCCCGAGGGCCGGCACGCGGTGTCGGTCAAGCGGCTCAACCCCGGCGAGGCGGTGGTCCTCACGGACGGCCGGGGCCGCTGGGCCGACGCCGTCGTGAAGGCGGCCGAGGGCAAGGACCGCCTCGTCGTGTCCGTGTCCGGGGCCTTCGAGGAGCCGGCGCCCGCCGTCCGGATCACCGTCGTGCAGGCGCTGCCGAAGGGCGACCGGGGCGAGGTCGCCGTGGAGACCATGACCGAGACCGGCGTCGACGCGATCGTGCCCTGGCAGGCCTCGCGCTGCATCACCCAGTGGCGCGGCGACCGGGGCGCCAAGTCCCTCGCCAAGTGGCGCAACACGGCCCGGGAGGCGGGCAAGCAGTCCCGCCGGGTCAGCTTCCCGGAGGTGGCCGAGGCCCTCTCCACGAAGCAGGTGGCGGCGCTGCTCGCCGAGGCCGACCTGGCCGTGGTCCTGCACGAGGACCGGGACGCCCCGTCCGGAGCCCTGGCGACGGCCGAACTGCCCTCGTCCGGGTCCGTCGTCGTGGTCGTCGGCCCCGAGGGCGGGGTCTCCCCGGAGGAACTCGCGGCCTTCGCGGAAGCCGGCGCCCTGCCGTTCCGGCTGGGGCCCTCCGTGCTGCGCACCTCCACCGCCGGCACCGCCGCGGTCGCTGTCCTGCTGGCCCGCACGGGACGCTGGGGCTGA
- a CDS encoding MBL fold metallo-hydrolase, whose amino-acid sequence MDVRWEEAGWERLTGRVGRRRLPVWDCTVGLVVGDDSVLLVDPGSCVREGARVRAEAERLTGRHVTHIAFTHGHFDHVLGGSAFTGAEFLGAVGLDKVLSTPTGREELRYSATAQGLDAAEAEEAADLVVAPGHPVSGERTLDLGAVQVLLANLGPAHSQHDLAVFVPGEREVVFCGDLVEESGEPQAGSDAVPGQWPAALDRLLSLGGDDALYVPGHGAVVDAAFVRAQRDTLATRFGVSTA is encoded by the coding sequence ATGGACGTGCGATGGGAAGAGGCGGGCTGGGAACGGCTGACCGGACGGGTCGGACGCCGTCGACTGCCGGTGTGGGACTGCACCGTGGGGCTGGTGGTGGGCGACGATTCGGTCCTCCTCGTCGACCCCGGTTCGTGCGTGCGCGAGGGTGCGCGGGTGCGGGCCGAAGCGGAGCGGCTGACCGGCCGGCACGTGACCCATATCGCATTCACGCACGGACATTTCGACCACGTTCTGGGTGGCTCCGCCTTCACGGGCGCCGAGTTCCTCGGCGCGGTCGGCCTGGACAAGGTGCTGTCGACGCCCACCGGCCGCGAGGAGCTGCGGTACAGCGCGACCGCGCAGGGTCTGGACGCGGCGGAGGCCGAGGAGGCCGCCGACCTGGTCGTGGCGCCGGGGCACCCGGTGTCGGGCGAACGGACGCTGGACCTGGGCGCCGTGCAGGTGCTGCTCGCGAACCTCGGGCCCGCGCACTCCCAGCACGACCTGGCGGTCTTCGTGCCGGGCGAACGGGAGGTCGTCTTCTGCGGGGACCTGGTCGAGGAGTCGGGCGAACCCCAGGCCGGCTCGGACGCGGTGCCCGGCCAGTGGCCGGCGGCCCTGGACCGGCTGCTCTCGCTGGGCGGTGACGACGCACTGTACGTGCCGGGTCACGGAGCGGTGGTCGACGCGGCCTTCGTCCGTGCGCAACGCGACACACTGGCAACGAGGTTCGGCGTGTCGACGGCGTGA
- a CDS encoding DUF3097 domain-containing protein produces MREYSPDLTPPWKRAKAVPEVSADRDLVVEVAGTDFCGAVVACEAGTVTLEDRFGKRRVFPLEPRGFLLDGAVVTLTRPSRAPTAPARTASGSLAVPGARARVARAGRIYVEGRHDAELVERVWGDDLRIEGVVVEYLEGIDDLPAIVADFAPAADARLGVLVDHLVPGSKESRIAAEVTSAHVLIVGHPYVDVWQAVKPSALGIAAWPVIPRGEDWKTGVCRALGWPPNTGAAWQHILSKVTSYRDLEPTLLGAVEHLIDHVTA; encoded by the coding sequence ATGCGTGAGTACTCCCCCGACCTGACCCCGCCGTGGAAGCGCGCCAAGGCCGTGCCCGAGGTGTCGGCGGACCGCGACCTGGTGGTCGAGGTGGCCGGTACGGACTTCTGCGGCGCCGTGGTGGCCTGCGAGGCCGGCACGGTGACCCTGGAGGACCGCTTCGGCAAGCGGCGGGTGTTCCCGCTGGAGCCCCGCGGCTTCCTGCTGGACGGGGCGGTCGTCACCCTGACCCGCCCGTCCCGCGCGCCGACCGCCCCGGCCCGTACGGCCTCGGGCTCGCTCGCGGTCCCCGGGGCCCGGGCCCGGGTGGCCCGGGCGGGCCGGATCTACGTCGAGGGCCGCCACGACGCCGAGCTGGTGGAGCGGGTCTGGGGCGACGACCTGCGCATCGAGGGCGTGGTCGTGGAGTACCTGGAGGGCATCGACGACCTGCCGGCGATCGTGGCGGACTTCGCGCCGGCCGCGGACGCCCGGTTGGGGGTCCTGGTGGACCACCTGGTGCCGGGTTCGAAGGAGTCGCGGATCGCCGCCGAGGTCACCTCTGCGCACGTCCTGATCGTGGGCCATCCCTACGTGGACGTCTGGCAGGCGGTGAAACCGTCCGCCCTGGGCATCGCGGCCTGGCCGGTGATCCCGCGCGGGGAGGACTGGAAGACGGGCGTCTGCCGGGCGCTGGGCTGGCCGCCGAACACGGGCGCCGCCTGGCAGCACATCCTGTCCAAGGTGACCTCGTACCGCGATCTGGAGCCGACCCTGCTGGGCGCGGTGGAGCACCTGATCGACCACGTCACCGCCTGA
- a CDS encoding nitronate monooxygenase yields the protein MPSSPNGLTPYPIVQAPMAGGASCPPLAAAVCEAGGLGFLAGGYKTADGMYQEIKRLRALTRRPFGVNLFMPQTGYVDPAEIETYRGQLAGEANWYEVSLAEEDIIGTSDDGYEAKLAILVEDPVPVVSFTFGCPPATVCARLREAGTYTVVTVTSVEEARAAEAAGADAVCVQGVEAGGHQGTHRDDPEIDGTAGVGLLVLVARVREAVALPIIAAGGLMRGAQVAAVLAAGAEAAQLGTAFLACPESGAHPLHKKALTNPLFPHTELTRAFSGRPARGLVNRFMREHGPYAPAAYPQVHHLTSGLRKAAAAAGDPQGMALWAGQGHRLARTLPAGELTELLAAELAEAQSALKVLQMRRAS from the coding sequence ATGCCCTCCTCGCCGAACGGTCTCACCCCCTACCCGATCGTGCAGGCGCCCATGGCGGGCGGCGCCTCCTGTCCGCCGCTGGCCGCCGCCGTGTGCGAGGCGGGCGGGCTGGGCTTCCTGGCCGGCGGCTACAAGACAGCCGACGGGATGTACCAGGAGATCAAGCGGCTGCGCGCGCTCACCCGACGTCCGTTCGGCGTCAACCTCTTCATGCCGCAGACCGGCTACGTGGACCCGGCCGAGATCGAGACGTACCGGGGACAGCTCGCCGGCGAGGCCAACTGGTACGAGGTGTCGCTCGCCGAGGAGGACATCATCGGCACCTCCGACGACGGCTACGAGGCCAAGCTGGCCATCCTCGTCGAGGACCCCGTCCCCGTCGTCTCGTTCACCTTCGGCTGCCCACCCGCCACCGTCTGCGCCCGGCTGCGCGAGGCCGGCACGTACACCGTCGTCACGGTGACCTCGGTGGAGGAGGCGCGGGCCGCCGAGGCGGCGGGAGCCGACGCCGTCTGCGTCCAGGGCGTCGAGGCGGGCGGCCACCAGGGCACGCACCGCGACGACCCCGAGATCGACGGCACGGCCGGGGTCGGACTGCTCGTGCTGGTCGCCCGGGTACGGGAGGCCGTGGCCCTCCCGATCATCGCGGCGGGCGGGCTGATGCGCGGCGCGCAGGTCGCGGCGGTGCTCGCGGCGGGCGCGGAGGCGGCCCAGCTCGGCACGGCCTTCCTGGCGTGTCCGGAGTCGGGGGCGCACCCCCTGCACAAGAAGGCGCTGACGAACCCGCTCTTCCCGCACACGGAACTCACCCGAGCCTTCTCGGGCCGGCCCGCGCGGGGCCTGGTCAACCGCTTCATGCGGGAACACGGCCCGTACGCCCCGGCCGCCTACCCGCAGGTCCACCACCTGACCTCGGGCCTGCGCAAGGCGGCGGCCGCCGCCGGGGACCCGCAGGGCATGGCCCTGTGGGCGGGCCAGGGCCACCGGCTGGCGCGGACGCTGCCGGCCGGGGAGCTGACGGAGCTGCTCGCGGCCGAACTGGCCGAGGCGCAGAGCGCGTTGAAGGTGTTGCAGATGAGGAGAGCATCATGA